In a single window of the Streptomyces sp. HUAS ZL42 genome:
- the egtD gene encoding L-histidine N(alpha)-methyltransferase, producing MSPFLVTRTLPEDATDTALRTDVLRGLTRTPKTLPPKWFYDAHGSELFDRITELPEYYPTRAEREILIARSGEIAAASRARTLVELGSGSSEKTRHLIDALDGLHTYVPVDVSESALTQAGHALIAERPGLDVHALIADFTEALTLPETPGPRLLAFLGGTIGNLLPDERAMFLASIRALLAPGDALLLGTDLVKDEDVLVRAYDDAAGVTAAFNKNVLTVVNRELGADFDPDAFDHVALWDPKNEWIEMRLRSRADQTVKIPVLDLAVDFSAGEELHTEVSAKFRKEGVRDELASAGLTLSRWWTDGEARFALSLSTVS from the coding sequence GTGAGCCCGTTCCTTGTCACCCGAACCCTGCCCGAGGACGCGACCGACACCGCGCTGCGCACCGACGTCCTGCGCGGCCTGACCCGTACCCCCAAGACCCTCCCGCCGAAGTGGTTCTACGACGCCCACGGCAGCGAACTCTTCGACCGGATCACGGAACTGCCCGAGTACTACCCCACGCGTGCCGAGCGGGAGATCCTGATCGCCCGGTCCGGCGAGATCGCCGCGGCGAGCCGTGCCCGCACCCTCGTCGAACTGGGGTCGGGCTCCTCCGAGAAGACGCGCCATCTGATCGACGCGCTCGACGGCCTGCACACCTACGTCCCGGTCGACGTGAGCGAGAGCGCGCTCACCCAGGCCGGGCACGCCCTGATCGCCGAGCGGCCGGGGCTGGACGTCCACGCGCTGATCGCCGACTTCACCGAGGCGCTGACCCTGCCGGAGACGCCGGGCCCCCGGCTGCTGGCGTTCCTCGGCGGCACGATCGGCAACCTCCTGCCGGACGAGCGCGCCATGTTCCTGGCCTCGATCCGGGCCCTGCTCGCGCCGGGTGACGCCCTGCTCCTCGGCACGGACCTGGTCAAGGACGAAGACGTCCTGGTCAGGGCGTACGACGACGCGGCCGGTGTGACGGCGGCGTTCAACAAGAACGTCCTGACCGTGGTCAACCGCGAACTGGGCGCCGACTTCGATCCGGACGCCTTCGACCATGTCGCCCTCTGGGACCCTAAGAACGAGTGGATCGAGATGCGGTTGCGGTCCCGCGCGGATCAGACCGTGAAGATTCCCGTCCTCGATCTCGCAGTCGACTTCTCGGCGGGCGAGGAACTGCACACCGAGGTGTCGGCGAAGTTCCGGAAGGAGGGTGTGCGCGACGAACTCGCGTCCGCCGGGCTGACGCTGTCCCGTTGGTGGACCGACGGTGAGGCACGCTTCGCACTGTCCCTGAGCACGGTGAGCTGA
- a CDS encoding dodecin: MSNHIYRVTEIVGSSQEGVDDAIRNGIARASQTLRNLDWFEVTQVRGQLENGQIAYWQVGLKVGFRLEDTA; the protein is encoded by the coding sequence ATGTCGAACCACATCTACCGCGTCACGGAGATCGTCGGCAGCTCGCAGGAGGGCGTCGACGACGCCATCCGCAACGGCATCGCCCGCGCCTCGCAGACCCTGCGGAACCTGGACTGGTTCGAGGTGACGCAGGTGCGTGGCCAGCTCGAGAACGGGCAGATCGCGTACTGGCAGGTCGGTCTGAAGGTCGGCTTCCGGCTCGAGGACACGGCCTGA
- a CDS encoding DUF485 domain-containing protein gives MFHTESTEPQPISDHPAFHDLRRAQRHFGPWATVLSVGGFLSYVLLSRFLPAVMNQPLLGRLTLGLALGLAQFAVMAVTAWRCTRHMRTRVDPLARSLRSHLHHRRQPVAPGTREPRTW, from the coding sequence GTGTTCCACACCGAATCGACAGAACCGCAGCCGATATCCGACCATCCCGCATTTCACGATCTGCGGCGTGCCCAACGGCACTTCGGCCCCTGGGCGACGGTTCTGTCGGTCGGCGGATTCCTGTCGTACGTGCTGTTGTCGAGATTCCTTCCAGCCGTGATGAACCAACCGCTGCTCGGCCGTCTCACCCTGGGACTCGCCCTCGGTCTCGCACAGTTCGCCGTCATGGCCGTGACCGCCTGGCGCTGCACCCGGCACATGCGCACCCGGGTCGACCCGCTCGCCCGCAGTCTCCGGTCCCATCTCCACCACCGCCGGCAGCCCGTCGCCCCCGGCACGAGGGAGCCGCGCACGTGGTGA
- a CDS encoding cation acetate symporter, whose amino-acid sequence MVTTAAAVADRFSLQLTFVPFVSVVVVTLFTALLTAPQGDEISEFYLGDRAMSPLRNGLAMCGDHLSAATLLGSTGLVAPTGYDGLLYLGGTVVAWMTVLLLIAEPLHRAGRFTLGDTLALRLPRKQRPVRLALSVCTLAITTLYLVAQLVGSVALLTQFTGEPGATTRTLCVVVIGTIVIVYASLGGMPGATVIQIIKAVMLVSGVTITAVMVLHHHWNVNALLGAAADHSGHGTRFLEPGLRYGAGTASKLDFFSLEPAIVLGLAALPHVLMRLLAPRTGAVLRSSVVWAVGLVGLVWLAAGILGLGATAVVGRDTIAGTDHKGDTAVLLLAHALGGGVLTALLSCLAFVTLLAVAAGLTLAAASSLAHDLYSAVIRRGRASQREELTVARPAAVVIGVLGILLALLAWGTDTATLAFLAFAIAASAILPTIVYTLFWRGFTGRGALIGLWGGLLCSVGLVVFSPVVSSTPTSLYPASDFARFPLQNPGIVSIPAGFLLGWLGSVPGTRHEDATYEDFEVRMLVGSDPAPS is encoded by the coding sequence GTGGTGACCACAGCCGCCGCCGTCGCCGACCGGTTCAGTCTGCAGCTGACCTTCGTGCCGTTCGTGTCGGTCGTCGTGGTCACCCTGTTCACGGCGCTGCTGACGGCCCCGCAGGGCGACGAGATCAGCGAGTTCTATCTCGGCGACCGCGCCATGTCGCCGCTGCGCAACGGCCTCGCGATGTGCGGGGACCACCTGTCCGCCGCGACCCTGCTGGGCAGCACCGGACTCGTCGCACCGACCGGGTACGACGGACTGCTGTACCTGGGCGGCACCGTGGTCGCCTGGATGACGGTACTGCTGCTGATCGCCGAACCCCTGCACCGGGCGGGCCGGTTCACCCTGGGCGACACACTCGCGCTGCGCCTGCCCCGGAAGCAGCGGCCGGTCCGGCTCGCCCTGTCGGTGTGCACCCTCGCCATCACGACGCTCTATCTGGTGGCCCAACTCGTGGGCAGCGTGGCCCTGCTGACCCAGTTCACCGGCGAACCCGGCGCCACCACCCGGACCCTGTGCGTGGTCGTGATCGGCACGATCGTCATCGTCTACGCCTCGCTCGGCGGCATGCCCGGGGCCACGGTCATCCAGATCATCAAGGCCGTGATGCTGGTGTCGGGCGTGACCATTACCGCGGTGATGGTGCTCCACCACCACTGGAACGTCAACGCCCTGCTCGGCGCGGCCGCCGACCACAGCGGACACGGCACACGATTCCTGGAACCCGGTCTGCGCTACGGCGCCGGAACCGCCAGCAAGCTGGACTTCTTCAGCCTTGAACCGGCCATCGTCTTGGGACTCGCCGCACTCCCCCACGTACTGATGCGGCTGCTCGCGCCGCGCACCGGCGCCGTACTGCGCTCCTCCGTCGTCTGGGCCGTGGGCCTGGTCGGACTGGTCTGGCTGGCGGCGGGCATCCTCGGCCTCGGCGCCACCGCGGTCGTCGGCCGGGACACCATCGCGGGAACGGACCACAAGGGCGACACGGCCGTCCTGCTCCTCGCCCACGCCCTGGGCGGCGGTGTCCTCACCGCCCTCCTGTCCTGCCTGGCCTTCGTCACGCTGCTCGCCGTCGCGGCCGGCCTCACCCTCGCCGCGGCCTCGTCCCTCGCCCACGACCTGTACAGCGCGGTGATCCGCAGGGGCCGCGCGAGCCAGCGGGAGGAACTGACCGTCGCCCGCCCGGCCGCGGTCGTCATCGGCGTCCTGGGCATCCTGCTCGCGCTCCTCGCCTGGGGCACCGACACCGCGACGCTGGCGTTCCTCGCCTTCGCCATCGCGGCGTCGGCGATCCTGCCGACGATCGTGTACACGCTCTTCTGGCGGGGCTTCACGGGCCGGGGCGCGCTGATCGGCCTGTGGGGCGGGCTGCTGTGCTCGGTAGGCCTCGTCGTGTTCTCCCCGGTCGTCTCCTCCACCCCGACCTCGCTCTACCCGGCCTCGGACTTCGCCCGGTTCCCCCTCCAGAACCCCGGCATCGTCTCCATCCCGGCGGGCTTCCTGCTGGGCTGGCTCGGATCGGTGCCCGGCACCCGGCACGAGGACGCGACGTACGAGGACTTCGAGGTACGGATGCTCGTGGGCTCGGACCCCGCCCCGTCCTGA
- a CDS encoding LuxR C-terminal-related transcriptional regulator, translated as MTGRTAEEMATDTLRQARDAAADEAWADAYRLLSGLDAARLTPDDRAAFADAAWWTSRVEESITQRMKAYSGYAATGASQRAGLMAWLLFYEHRLAGRAAVAAGWLRRARRHLRGEPECVEQCYLAWVDAEEAQERGAFDEAMASARHMAAIARRCGSPDLHAMSLQTQGAVLVARGRVADGLDLLDDAMCSAVAGELSAFFTGWIYCLGLQQCMACADLERAAEWTDAAMRWCASMPAENNFRGLCRVHRAEVLELRGSWPRAVDEAVRTCEELLPYERRMAAEAVYLIGEIQRRRGELTAAEESYDRTYELGRDPQPGLALLRLAQGKPEASAAALRRALAGDGGGRLRRCGLLAAQVEVSLALGRLDEARTAAGELEAMALDWQRRRGSTATALHASAASAGGAVAFAERDLDGALHLLHRALALWLELAVPYEAAQVRMTLAAADRDAGDAEGARMELRAAWQAFEQLGAAPDARRAAALLADARRPQPGGLTEREIQVLRLVAAGRTNRTIAEELVISEHTVARHLNNIFAKLDVSSRAAATAYACTHGLA; from the coding sequence GTGACAGGGCGGACAGCCGAAGAGATGGCCACGGACACGCTACGGCAGGCACGGGACGCCGCGGCCGACGAGGCGTGGGCCGATGCCTACCGCCTGCTGAGCGGCCTGGACGCAGCCCGTCTGACCCCGGACGACCGTGCCGCCTTCGCCGACGCCGCCTGGTGGACGAGCCGCGTCGAGGAGTCGATCACCCAGCGGATGAAGGCCTACTCCGGGTACGCGGCGACGGGGGCTTCCCAGCGGGCGGGACTCATGGCCTGGCTGCTGTTCTACGAGCACCGGCTCGCGGGCCGCGCGGCCGTGGCCGCCGGCTGGCTGCGCCGGGCCCGGCGACATCTGCGCGGCGAGCCGGAGTGCGTCGAGCAGTGCTATCTCGCCTGGGTCGATGCGGAAGAGGCGCAGGAGCGCGGCGCGTTCGACGAGGCGATGGCCTCGGCGCGGCACATGGCCGCGATCGCACGGCGCTGCGGCAGCCCGGACCTGCACGCCATGAGCCTCCAGACACAGGGCGCCGTCCTGGTGGCCCGTGGCCGGGTCGCCGACGGACTCGATCTGCTCGACGACGCGATGTGCTCGGCCGTCGCGGGGGAGCTCAGCGCCTTCTTCACCGGGTGGATCTACTGCCTGGGCCTGCAGCAGTGCATGGCCTGCGCCGACCTCGAGCGGGCCGCCGAATGGACCGACGCGGCCATGAGGTGGTGCGCCTCGATGCCGGCGGAGAACAACTTCCGCGGACTGTGCCGGGTGCACCGGGCGGAGGTGCTGGAACTGCGGGGCAGCTGGCCGCGGGCAGTGGACGAAGCCGTACGGACATGCGAGGAGCTGCTTCCGTACGAGCGGAGGATGGCCGCCGAGGCGGTCTACCTGATCGGAGAGATCCAGCGGCGGCGCGGAGAGCTGACCGCGGCCGAGGAGTCGTACGACCGGACGTACGAGCTCGGCCGCGATCCGCAACCCGGCCTGGCCCTGCTGCGGCTGGCCCAGGGAAAGCCGGAGGCCTCGGCCGCGGCACTGCGACGAGCCCTCGCAGGTGACGGCGGAGGCCGTCTGAGGCGGTGCGGGCTACTTGCGGCCCAGGTCGAGGTCTCCCTCGCGCTCGGCCGACTCGACGAGGCACGCACGGCGGCCGGCGAGCTGGAGGCCATGGCCCTGGACTGGCAGCGGCGGCGCGGCTCGACGGCGACCGCGCTGCACGCGAGCGCGGCGTCGGCGGGCGGCGCGGTGGCGTTCGCGGAACGCGACCTCGACGGTGCCCTGCACCTGCTGCACCGCGCGCTGGCGCTCTGGCTGGAGTTGGCGGTGCCGTACGAGGCGGCCCAGGTGCGCATGACGCTGGCGGCCGCCGACCGCGACGCGGGCGACGCAGAGGGAGCTCGGATGGAGCTGCGGGCGGCATGGCAGGCCTTCGAGCAGCTGGGCGCCGCACCCGACGCACGCCGGGCCGCCGCCCTGCTCGCCGATGCGCGCCGCCCGCAGCCGGGCGGACTCACGGAGCGGGAGATCCAGGTGCTGCGACTGGTCGCGGCGGGCCGGACGAACCGGACCATTGCCGAGGAACTGGTGATCAGCGAGCACACCGTCGCCCGGCACCTCAACAACATCTTCGCCAAGCTCGACGTGTCCTCGCGGGCCGCGGCCACGGCGTACGCCTGCACCCACGGTCTGGCGTGA
- a CDS encoding FAD-binding oxidoreductase codes for MTTYPPTLDHRLLERLRGAVRGNIVQPGDPDYDEARKVYNAMHDKRPAIVVGAVDAGDVMATVDFARDQGLQLAVRGGSHSVPGYGTCDGGVVLDLGRMRGIRVDPDARRASVEGGCTWADVNHATHAFGLAVTGGIVSTTGVGGLTTGGGMGYLARRCGLACDNLVSVDVVTADGHFVTCTDEQNSDLMWAVRGGGGNFGVVTSFTYRLHPVAGILGGPTFYPLAGDVIRRYRELIAESGENLGAVLVVGLGPPVPFLPERWHGRPLCGVVACWTGPEDEDDGIRERLAALGPVAGRHVERMPYPVINTLFDDLVPAGLFHYWKGSFTQGLPDGAIDAFVEYGDSTPSIQSVTVVFPVDGACHRVGPGDTAFSYRDADYSIALSPTLTTREDCEAQKDWVRAFHGALEPHSMQGGYVNFMDADDQDRVQVNYRDNHTRLTALKRRYDPGNLFRLNHNIAP; via the coding sequence ATGACCACCTACCCCCCGACCCTCGACCACCGATTGCTGGAGCGGCTGCGCGGAGCCGTGCGCGGCAACATCGTGCAGCCCGGCGACCCGGACTACGACGAGGCACGCAAGGTCTACAACGCCATGCACGACAAACGGCCCGCGATCGTGGTCGGGGCCGTCGACGCCGGCGACGTCATGGCCACGGTGGACTTCGCCCGTGACCAGGGCCTCCAGCTCGCCGTGCGCGGCGGCAGCCACAGCGTTCCCGGCTACGGGACCTGCGACGGCGGCGTCGTCCTCGACCTCGGACGGATGCGCGGCATCCGCGTCGATCCGGACGCCCGCAGGGCCTCGGTCGAGGGCGGCTGCACCTGGGCGGACGTCAACCACGCCACGCACGCTTTCGGTCTGGCCGTGACCGGCGGGATCGTGTCCACCACCGGGGTGGGTGGCCTGACGACGGGTGGCGGCATGGGCTATCTGGCCCGGCGCTGCGGTCTGGCCTGCGACAACCTGGTCTCCGTGGATGTGGTGACGGCGGACGGGCACTTCGTGACCTGCACCGACGAGCAGAACAGCGACCTCATGTGGGCCGTGCGCGGTGGCGGCGGGAACTTCGGAGTCGTCACATCCTTCACGTATCGGCTGCACCCCGTCGCCGGCATTCTGGGCGGGCCGACGTTCTATCCACTGGCCGGCGACGTGATCCGCCGGTACCGGGAGCTGATCGCCGAGTCCGGCGAGAACCTCGGCGCCGTGCTCGTCGTCGGGCTCGGACCGCCGGTGCCGTTCCTGCCCGAACGATGGCACGGCCGACCGCTGTGTGGCGTGGTCGCCTGCTGGACCGGACCGGAGGACGAGGACGACGGCATCCGTGAGCGCCTCGCCGCCCTCGGACCCGTTGCGGGCCGACACGTGGAGCGCATGCCCTACCCGGTGATCAACACCCTCTTCGACGACCTCGTGCCCGCCGGCCTCTTCCACTACTGGAAGGGTTCCTTCACCCAGGGCCTGCCCGACGGCGCCATCGACGCGTTCGTCGAGTACGGCGACTCGACCCCCTCCATCCAGAGCGTGACGGTCGTCTTCCCCGTCGACGGCGCCTGCCACCGGGTCGGTCCCGGGGACACCGCCTTCTCCTACCGGGACGCCGACTACTCGATCGCGCTCAGCCCGACCCTCACCACCCGGGAGGACTGCGAGGCCCAGAAGGACTGGGTCCGCGCCTTCCACGGAGCGCTCGAACCGCACTCGATGCAGGGCGGCTACGTCAACTTCATGGACGCCGACGACCAGGACCGCGTGCAGGTCAACTACCGCGACAACCACACCCGTCTGACGGCTCTGAAGCGGCGCTACGATCCCGGCAACCTGTTCCGCCTCAACCACAACATCGCACCATGA
- a CDS encoding LLM class flavin-dependent oxidoreductase: MNSVIASTRFSVLDRSRTREGRTNGEALRDTVRLAREVEELGYHRFWVSEHHGVPGVAGSAPTVLAAAVAGATRTIRVGTGGVMLPNHRPLVVAEQFGVLESLFPGRIDMGLGRSVGFTDGVRRALGRDKGDAEDFAAQLDELLGWFRGTSPTGVHARPAEGLTVPPFVLAMGEGAGIAARAGLPMVIGDLRNREKTQRGIDHYRAHFRPSPWASEPYVVISGTVAVAATPEEARRLLIPEAWSMAYSRTHGTFPPLPRAEEAEGRTMTAKERGFYESGLTGHIAGTEDQVAHELETVLKETGAQEVLVTTSTYDRTALLDSYRRLAAVFGGPEGLQLLCSCQEW, encoded by the coding sequence ATGAACTCCGTGATCGCCTCGACCCGCTTCTCCGTTCTCGACCGTTCCCGCACCCGCGAGGGCCGCACGAACGGTGAGGCGCTGCGCGACACCGTGCGGCTGGCGCGCGAGGTCGAGGAGCTCGGGTACCACCGGTTCTGGGTGTCGGAGCACCACGGTGTGCCCGGGGTCGCCGGTTCCGCGCCGACCGTGCTGGCAGCCGCCGTGGCCGGCGCGACGCGCACGATCCGGGTCGGTACCGGCGGGGTGATGCTGCCCAACCACCGGCCGCTGGTCGTGGCCGAGCAGTTCGGGGTGCTGGAGTCCCTCTTCCCGGGGCGGATCGACATGGGGCTGGGACGCTCGGTGGGCTTCACCGACGGGGTGCGCAGGGCCCTCGGGCGCGACAAGGGCGACGCCGAGGACTTCGCGGCGCAGCTCGACGAGCTGCTCGGATGGTTCCGGGGCACCTCTCCCACGGGTGTCCACGCGCGTCCGGCCGAGGGCCTGACGGTGCCGCCGTTCGTGCTGGCGATGGGCGAGGGCGCGGGGATCGCGGCCCGCGCCGGGCTGCCGATGGTCATCGGCGACCTCCGCAACCGGGAGAAGACGCAGCGCGGCATCGACCACTACCGCGCGCACTTCCGGCCATCCCCCTGGGCGAGCGAGCCGTACGTCGTGATCTCCGGCACCGTCGCAGTGGCCGCCACGCCCGAGGAGGCACGGCGGCTGCTGATCCCGGAGGCCTGGTCCATGGCGTACTCCCGCACGCACGGCACCTTCCCGCCGCTGCCGCGGGCCGAGGAAGCCGAGGGCCGCACGATGACCGCGAAGGAACGGGGCTTCTACGAGTCAGGGCTCACCGGCCACATCGCCGGCACCGAGGACCAGGTCGCCCACGAGCTGGAAACGGTGCTGAAGGAGACGGGTGCGCAGGAGGTCCTCGTGACGACCAGCACGTACGACCGTACGGCCCTGCTGGACTCCTACCGGCGGCTCGCCGCCGTCTTCGGCGGACCTGAAGGTCTCCAGCTTCTGTGCTCCTGCCAGGAGTGGTAA
- a CDS encoding NAD-dependent epimerase/dehydratase family protein: MGAQVSGVEGTVLVTGGSGFLAAHLVRQLLERGYRVRTTVRSTANEAKLKPLRAMQETGRLEIFEADLLTEGSFDEAMKGCSVVFHVASPFLMPEKIRDGRRDMVEPALLGTRNVLAGIGRTEAVQRLVFTSTVGAIFGDYADVLEMDDRVLSEKYFNTSSTVENNPYHYAKTVAEQAAWEAEGAQDRWRMVSVNPGLILGPSLTPASDSGSLFLLDELLKGYFFYGAPDFSFTTVDVRDVAQAHIAAAERPEAHGRYIVAAREMTSFHEMSKILLRHHPRNPRLPRTALPHWPVRILGPAFGLTQDYIRKHLGIRFRVDNSRSIDELGLTYRPIEETLVDHYHSWQEHRSWRPSGPPKTAASRR; encoded by the coding sequence ATGGGAGCGCAAGTGAGCGGCGTCGAAGGCACGGTCCTGGTGACGGGCGGCAGCGGCTTCCTGGCCGCCCATCTGGTGCGGCAGCTTCTGGAGCGCGGCTACCGGGTGCGCACCACCGTGCGCAGTACGGCTAACGAGGCGAAGCTGAAGCCGCTGCGGGCGATGCAGGAGACGGGGCGACTGGAGATCTTCGAGGCGGACCTGCTGACGGAGGGGTCGTTCGACGAGGCGATGAAGGGCTGCTCGGTCGTCTTCCACGTGGCCTCGCCGTTCCTGATGCCGGAGAAGATCAGGGACGGCCGCAGGGACATGGTCGAGCCGGCGCTGCTCGGCACGCGCAACGTGCTGGCGGGGATCGGGCGTACGGAGGCGGTCCAGCGGCTGGTGTTCACGTCCACCGTGGGCGCGATCTTCGGAGACTACGCCGACGTACTGGAGATGGACGACAGGGTCCTGTCGGAGAAGTACTTCAACACGTCGAGCACGGTGGAGAACAACCCGTACCACTACGCGAAGACGGTGGCGGAGCAGGCGGCGTGGGAGGCGGAGGGGGCCCAGGACCGCTGGCGCATGGTCTCCGTCAACCCCGGTCTGATCCTGGGCCCCTCCCTCACCCCGGCCTCGGACTCCGGCAGCCTGTTCCTCCTGGACGAACTCCTCAAGGGCTACTTCTTCTACGGCGCCCCGGACTTCAGCTTCACCACGGTGGATGTGCGGGACGTCGCGCAGGCCCACATCGCGGCGGCCGAGCGACCGGAGGCACATGGCCGCTACATCGTCGCGGCGCGGGAGATGACCTCGTTCCACGAGATGTCGAAGATCCTCCTCAGGCACCACCCGAGAAACCCGCGCCTCCCCCGAACCGCCCTCCCGCACTGGCCCGTTCGCATCCTGGGGCCGGCGTTCGGGCTGACCCAGGACTACATCCGCAAACACCTCGGTATCCGGTTCCGGGTCGACAACAGCCGGAGCATCGACGAACTGGGACTGACCTACCGCCCGATCGAGGAGACGCTGGTCGACCATTACCACTCCTGGCAGGAGCACAGAAGCTGGAGACCTTCAGGTCCGCCGAAGACGGCGGCGAGCCGCCGGTAG